A stretch of Myxococcus hansupus DNA encodes these proteins:
- a CDS encoding alpha/beta hydrolase, with translation MKLEPSTQKFVSDLAASGSPPLYTLTPDQARDVLLKAQSIPVSMPEADVEERKLPVGPKGSVRTLLFRPKGSKERLPVVMFIHGAGWVMGDSKTHERLVRELVKGANVAAVFVDYSRSPENRFPVAIEEAYAATKYVAEHADEFKVDARRMGIVGDSVGGNMATVVSMLAKERGGPPLRFQVLFYPVTDANFDNGSYQEFAEGPWLTRKAMKWFWDAYLPEAAKRADPHVSPLRASLDQLKGLPQALVITDENDVLRDEGEAYAAKLSEAGVNVTQVRFLGTHHDFVMLNALAQTPAARGAIELTTTKLREWLNAN, from the coding sequence ATGAAGCTGGAGCCATCGACCCAGAAGTTCGTCTCGGACCTGGCGGCCTCGGGCAGCCCGCCGCTGTACACGCTGACGCCAGACCAGGCGCGGGACGTCCTGCTGAAGGCGCAATCCATTCCAGTGTCGATGCCCGAGGCGGACGTCGAGGAGCGCAAGCTGCCCGTGGGGCCCAAGGGCTCCGTCCGGACGCTGCTCTTCCGGCCGAAGGGCAGCAAGGAGCGCCTGCCCGTGGTGATGTTCATCCACGGTGCGGGCTGGGTGATGGGCGATTCCAAGACGCATGAGCGCCTGGTGCGGGAGCTGGTGAAGGGCGCGAACGTGGCCGCTGTCTTCGTGGACTACAGCCGCTCGCCGGAGAACCGCTTCCCGGTGGCCATCGAAGAGGCCTATGCCGCGACGAAGTACGTGGCGGAGCACGCGGACGAATTCAAGGTGGATGCGCGGCGCATGGGCATCGTGGGGGACAGCGTCGGCGGCAACATGGCGACCGTGGTCAGCATGCTCGCGAAGGAGCGCGGCGGTCCGCCCCTCCGCTTCCAGGTGCTCTTCTATCCCGTCACCGATGCCAACTTCGACAACGGCTCCTACCAGGAGTTCGCCGAGGGCCCCTGGCTCACGCGCAAGGCCATGAAGTGGTTCTGGGATGCCTATCTCCCGGAGGCGGCCAAACGCGCGGACCCGCACGTGTCTCCGCTGCGGGCGTCGCTCGACCAGCTCAAGGGCCTGCCGCAAGCGCTGGTCATCACCGATGAGAACGACGTGCTGCGCGACGAGGGCGAGGCCTACGCCGCGAAGCTGTCCGAGGCGGGCGTCAACGTCACCCAGGTGCGCTTCCTGGGGACGCACCATGACTTCGTCATGCTCAACGCGCTGGCGCAGACGCCCGCGGCCCGGGGCGCCATCGAGCTGACCACCACGAAGCTGCGCGAATGGCTGAACGCGAACTGA